The DNA region GGCGCGCTTGAGCTGCCGGTAGCCCAGCAGTCCGGCGACGGGAGTGGCGAGGGTGGCGGCGGAGACGGTGGCGATGGTGGCGATGGTGGCGAGCATGGCGTATCCCCCAAACTGTTTAGCTCATCAGCAGATGCGTTTAAGGTATATACAGTTCTGAGGCGCTGTCAACGGGCGGTGCCCGGAACCTGCTGAGGACCGTCGAGAGGGAGGCTGGGATGGCCAGGGAGAAGGCGCGCGACCTGCGCGCGGGCGTCGCACTGCTGTGGGGTGAGCAGGGCCAGCCGACCCGGGGGCCCAAGCCGAGCCTCACCCCCCAGCGCATCGCCGCCGCCGCGGTGGTGATCGCCGACACCGAGGGGCTGGACGCCGTCTCGATGAACAAGGTCGCCGTCGGGCTCGGCGTCTCGGCGATGGCGCTCTACCGCTACGTGCCCGGCAAGGCCGAACTGGTCGAGCTGATGGTCGAGTCCGTCCTCGCCGAGGCCCCCGACCTGTCGACGGCCGGGCCCGGCTGGCGGGAGCGGATCACCGCCTGGGCTCGCCGCTCCGCGGAGATCCACCGCGCCCACCCCTGGCTGCTGGCGGTCACCGCCATGCGCCGCCAGCTGATGGGCCCCAACCAGCTCGGCTGGCTCGACGCCGCCCTCGCCGCCCTGGAGCCCAGCGGGCTGACCGCGGCCGAGCAGCACCGGGTGTTCGTCCTGGTCGCGGGCCTGGTGCGTACCCTCGCCCAGCAGGACGCCGACTTCGACGAGCAGCACAGCGCGGAGTGGAACCACCTCACCGGCGAGCTGCTGGAACGCCACGCCGACCGCTTCCCCACCCTCACCCGGGCCATCGCCGCCGGGGCCTTCGCCCCCGACCCGGTCGACCCGCTGGAGTTCGGGCTCGCCCGGATCCTCGACGGGATCCAGCTGCTCCTCGACCAGCCGACGAAGCCCGCGTAGCGCGCCGAAGGCCGGACCGCTCCACAGCGGTCCGGCCTTCCGACGGATCGCGCTCCTCTACGGCGAGCGGCCGCGCCGACTGTGCCGCACCACCGAGGCCCGCACCCAGCTCCGGGCCGCCCTGGACGGGTTCGAGCAGCTCGCCGCCGCACCCTGGGCCGACCGCGCCCGCGGCGAACTCCGCGCCACCGGCGCGACCACCGCCCGCGTCACGGCGATCCGTCCTGCCCGCCGTGGGCCTCGCGCGTGCGCGTCTTCGGGCAGGGTGGCAGCGTGGAGGAGGGGACCCGGACGCGCGGGGACAGCCCGGATGCACACAGGGAGCATGCCCTTGAGCAAGGCACAGGACGGACCGGGGGAACACCGGTCCGCCTGGGCACGGCTGCGCTCGCGGCTGCGGGTGCGCAGTGTCGCCGGTCAGGTGTTCCTGTGGCTGCTGGCCGTCGTGGTGCTGCTGGTCGGCGCGGCCCTGACGACGCTCATCCTGCAGGCCCACAG from Kitasatospora cathayae includes:
- a CDS encoding TetR/AcrR family transcriptional regulator, whose protein sequence is MAREKARDLRAGVALLWGEQGQPTRGPKPSLTPQRIAAAAVVIADTEGLDAVSMNKVAVGLGVSAMALYRYVPGKAELVELMVESVLAEAPDLSTAGPGWRERITAWARRSAEIHRAHPWLLAVTAMRRQLMGPNQLGWLDAALAALEPSGLTAAEQHRVFVLVAGLVRTLAQQDADFDEQHSAEWNHLTGELLERHADRFPTLTRAIAAGAFAPDPVDPLEFGLARILDGIQLLLDQPTKPA